From Coffea arabica cultivar ET-39 chromosome 10e, Coffea Arabica ET-39 HiFi, whole genome shotgun sequence, one genomic window encodes:
- the LOC140015480 gene encoding probable LRR receptor-like serine/threonine-protein kinase At1g06840, producing the protein MALATNNFDSSSQVGQGGYGKVFKGILADGNIVAIKRAQVGSMQGEKEFLTEIELLSRLHHRNLVSLIGYCDEEGEQMLVYEFMSDGTLRDHLSGKSKEPLSFTMRLRIALGSAKGILYLHTEANPPIFHRDIKATNILLDSGFTAKVADFGLSRLAPIPDLEGTAPAYVSTVVKGTPGYLDPDYFLTRKLTDKSDVYSLGVVFLELLTGMPPIVQGKNIVREVKDAYSSGRMISVIDKHIGSHLPECVEKFMTPALKCCEEETGARPSMAEVVRELEDIWLLMPEPEAKLAESSATSPGGYAILSSSAATRNPHTSSDDSLGRDPGSEVISTLTPR; encoded by the exons ATGGCTCTTGCAACCAACAACTTTGATAGCTCTAGCCAAGTTGGACAAGGAGGGTATGGAAAAGTCTTTAAAGGCATTCTAGCTGATGGAAATATTGTTGCCATTAAGCGTGCTCAAGTGGGTTCAATGCAAGGTGAAAAGGAGTTTCTTACAGAAATAGAACTCCTATCAAGATTACATCATAGAAACTTGGTTTCTCTGATTGGATACTGCGATGAAGAAGGTGAACAG ATGTTGGTTTACGAATTCATGTCTGATGGTACCTTGAGGGATCACCTGTCTG GCAAGTCTAAGGAGCCTCTTAGTTTCACCATGAGGTTGAGAATTGCGTTAGGTTCAGCTAAGGGAATCCTCTACCTACATACAGAAGCTAATCCTCCTATATTTCATCGAGATATCAAGGCAACAAACATACTATTAGACTCTGGCTTTACAGCTAAGGTTGCCGATTTTGGACTCTCACGGCTTGCTCCAATTCCTGATCTTGAAGGAACTGCTCCTGCTTATGTATCTACTGTTGTTAAGGGGACTCCG GGTTACCTTGATCCAGACTATTTCCTGACTCGTAAGCTTACTGATAAAAGTGATGTTTATAGCCTGGGTGTGGTATTTCTGGAGCTGTTGACAGGAATGCCACCAATTGTACAGGGCAAAAACATTGTCCGTGAG GTGAAGGATGCATATAGTTCGGGTAGGATGATTTCGGTCATTGATAAGCATATAGGATCTCATCTCCCTGAATGTGTAGAGAAGTTCATGACTCCAGCTCTCAAGTGCTGTGAAGAAGAGACAGGGGCCCGACCTTCAATGGCAGAAGTGGTGAGAGAGCTTGAAGACATTTGGCTACTAATGCCAGAGCCTGAAGCTAAACTAGCAGAATCCTCTGCCACTAGCCCTGGAGGATATGCAATTTTATCTTCATCCGCTGCAACGAGAAATCCTCACACTTCCTCTGATGATTCCCTTGGCAGAGACCCTGGCAGTGAAGTAATCTCCACCCTCACACCTAGATGA
- the LOC113713000 gene encoding 7-deoxyloganetin glucosyltransferase-like produces the protein MGSTETATKPKPHAIFIPFPAQGHINPMFKLAKILHHKGFHITFVHSEFNQRRLLKSRGKNALDGLPSFQFETIPDGLPFSDADATQDVPSLCDSTSKNCLAPFRELVTRLNSSPGVPPVSCIVSDGIMSFTLEVARELGIPDVFFWTNGAGGVMAYLNYRNLVEKGYTPLKDWSYLTNGYLDTVIDWIPGMKGIRLKDLPSFIRTTDRNDIMLNFAINQAEKIHDASALILNTFDAMEPDVLDAFSSILPAVYTLGPLHLIEDQLPDNELKSLGSNLWKEELGCIEWLDSKEPNSVVYVNFGSVTVMTPQQLVEFAWGLAKSGRTFLWIIRPDLVIGETAILPPEFVLDTKERGLLASWCPQVDVLKHPSIGGFLTHCGWNSTLESICAGVPMVCWPFFAEQQTNCWYCCNHLGTAMEIDNNVKSDEVEKLVNELMFGDRGQEMKKKAAELKKLAEEAITAPSGSSIKNLESLVHNVLISCPGPT, from the exons ATGGGATCTACGGAAACTGCGACTAAACCAAAGCCTCATGCAATCTTTATCCCATTTCCAGCACAAGGCCACATAAATCCCATGTTCAAATTGGCCAAGATTCTTCACCACAAAGGCTTCCATATCACCTTTGTTCACTCGGAATTCAATCAGAGAAGGTTGTTGAAATCAAGGGGGAAAAACGCACTTGACGGCCTGCCGTCCTTCCAATTTGAAACCATTCCTGATGGACTTCCTTTTTCAGATGCAGATGCCACCCAAGATGTCCCCTCCCTTTGTGATTCCACTAGCAAGAACTGCTTGGCACCTTTCAGAGAACTTGTTACCAGACTCAATAGTAGTCCCGGTGTCCCTCCAGTTTCTTGCATCGTATCTGATGGGATCATGAGCTTCACTCTTGAAGTTGCCCGAGAACTAGGCATCCCTGATGTCTTCTTTTGGACTAATGGTGCTGGAGGTGTCATGGCTTACCTCAACTATCGAAATCTAGTTGAAAAGGGCTACACACCACTCAAAG ATTGGAGTTATTTAACAAATGGTTATCTAGATACAGTAATCGATTGGATTCCAGGAATGAAAGGAATACGCTTGAAGGACTTGCCAAGTTTCATTAGAACCACAGACCGCAACGATATTATGTTGAATTTTGCAATTAATCAAGCTGAGAAGATTCATGATGCATCTGCTCTTATTCTGAATACTTTTGATGCAATGGAGCCAGATGTTTTAGATGCATTTTCTTCCATCCTGCCAGCAGTCTACACCCTTGGTCCTCTTCATCTGATAGAGGATCAACTTCCAGACAATGAACTGAAATCTTTGGGATCAAATCTATGGAAAGAAGAACTAGGGTGTATTGAGTGGCTGGATTCCAAAGAGCCTAACTCAGTTGTTTATGTGAATTTTGGCAGTGTCACAGTTATGACCCCCCAGCAACTGGTTGAATTTGCTTGGGGACTTGCTAAAAGTGGAAGGACATTTCTCTGGATCATTAGGCCTGATTTAGTCATTGGAGAAACTGCAATTTTGCCTCCAGAATTCGTTTTGGACACTAAAGAAAGGGGTCTATTAGCAAGCTGGTGCCCTCAAGTAGATGTTCTCAAACATCCCTCAATTGGAGGGTTCTTGACACACTGCGGATGGAACTCTACACTTGAAAGCATATGTGCTGGTGTTCCCATGGTTTGCTGGCCTTTTTTTGCGGAACAGCAAACGAACTGTTGGTATTGTTGCAATCATCTGGGCACAGCTATGGAAATTGATAACAATGTGAAGAGTGATGAAGTTGAGAAACTTGTAAATGAGTTGATGTTTGGAGATAGAGGTCAAGAGATGAAGAAGAAGGCAGCAGAACTGAAGAAATTGGCAGAAGAAGCCATCACTGCCCCGAGTGGATCATCCATCAAAAATCTTGAAAGTTTGGTTCACAATGTGCTGATTTCATGTCCTGGTCCAACTTAG